The Oncorhynchus tshawytscha isolate Ot180627B linkage group LG08, Otsh_v2.0, whole genome shotgun sequence genome window below encodes:
- the LOC112256158 gene encoding uncharacterized protein LOC112256158: MEGQGFQGALRVMLLVCLLGLTKEFELEDKDWDELRSDVAALHRLKGLPDQMTRRTTGADTREITMHGTRTKRFSNYRAYVEKKPMALFDGLRGCDHFTTCVIQMDQDFERFLEEIDRQKIQDLLLSASEMSYTYSNKLLLIMDKEEWTRQRVEEEYSIDPHYSVMVSDACMYNDSCLPTVNSGTVVKIFGTASEDGHTLSGYSGSSLANLMLTPSLRSASVFSLDINTTSSFHNDFMRVFKYHDNNAVLETTSPGDLLIFQIMDHTDTAAEYHAPKRHIDHTTQYDKQHILILEDNPIVREAAKFLYEKHPTVTSVYILENQQPKLIKGDPVPLSEESRLVLVGHGSRDSEGEMRVGGYKAEDVADIIGRTARTSDHIKTTSVVACEVGSDEAFKNTLLKELHTRSIETELHLRSSLLQVSHSGEKITVEITPTGLETKHKDDSKKVVAMLDRDGNVVTREQFSNRGEGIFSNERNFLGETSVQERFKKYRDTWPDNPKRFVESYARRKYTNELEALTWAIFEPMKSDKNSKKLQTNLDNEEFRICNIERQMVNRRNTIKEKTWIEDNNVIKGILDNCYEMKSGEDILSVIHHNAKLGEDKTTYLMLHDWIYEINPQSLYVFPVGKKLDNNEKGNQNRIDEIKRCVEEQIGKEHYPAIRENIGDGKESYPNFVKETLQGEYINKGSQGMMKEAWYRTYFMASIISESSRNFRTFPLVLMALDMAHSTDNNVKDKGLSFLMENHPMAAGGSWVDPSRRGFFGSSSDIDSSKLKNILKYKRKIPEELQKDLMDLTEKENNVFEEWWKWKKMDNNKVEDEIYKLANEYALVNEISKSSFIKDYSHFLNEIGKQSTLNEVTGLLGGSHDGSVTLKDLHSASEVEHSLKLSSYYARSSAMFAEQIHNQLRREFGDRLDSEGLHVKEGSIRLEDGQFRCQLTSKKNLRETIEFKVELHPGGQLYTEKMWKNMETVHGLEIPDGTHSHQVSKHLEHTGMAIGAVGLMLGMQGAVHAFEEGDIEHGTIATLQTVHGVTGMTLAAVGKQVPQVLERKAMRAMVTLIKSPVVKRALVVMPIIGIGFGIYNIVEDFKRKDALGYIDATFDAAIVALDFLEIGQPELAPLIVPINLALNTIRMIFDDVYLDIQTELIHLPPNAGVLAKIRAFFVGFGKGLLHFILDVASFFYTIPYREIEEGRRLVQQISDHQKYYYFAEVQDGRKAIDFTAGEDSWNGGSITFCLSDQGSSDFCMDYFVSSDENSGKRCWTIDTQGTKDIVLGIGESHRLTYKNIDIKILLFIKVGSMSVVSGYEALSDTRFGTYWGNNEANNFFAVQKADDDHGIEVMLSYYYKLYGKNGDDVFYLGPQKSYVEGCGGKDTFIIPVYGGNTIINNYDPFKSTDVLLLGVNYSQISVSKSGNDIVLRYLGNHNIRIMNWFLGDEYRHMNMMSEDGVLFDISTTVISSVQLIARGINRMSKTHGQTVNASEPLLLSVTNIMGSPYNDILIGNRQKNLIDGGGGQDHLRGGEGEDIYMVYEKKLTKIFIENHSYDNETDILVIEANLHEFKVKVDGNHLKLMPFADQSFDVTLMNWFRSEADRHLLVITKDLVTFSISENKAACEQIDSFKSKCLISQNLDYRKSTAALHVDLQEDEAFQSVTEVRGSAFNDIIKGNVQRNTIVPGRGTDFLQGRGGEDWYVVTPGQGLKTIENHSPDLATDVLFLREKYDFINCKCNGPDIYLSINGSEEVLLKGWFHSRNSQHLHIQSADGITFQLESNASSCDGSLKLPQSVDFRNRVTGEIMKMNNSDFASVVEMYGSSGFDSMEGNDKNNMLDPFTGGGSMVGGDGKDTYVVNTGYGTNIMIENFAEDERMDTVLFEMDFLGGGQLTVQSDKHDVLVSTGTQGHKIQVRVLNYNSGQQHQHLSFQSSDGVHFWVRSPVGNKTRSFQKPWIEAYKVTMKGKLGDCQIDLSSQSNLSLVHTVQGCPHDSNYITGNEQENVLFGGIKIDVLDGGAGHDTLLGGQGNDILIGNIGDDTLYGEEGSDTMMGGSGSDTFVPGPGADLVDGGPGRDTVLYQGDHERGEGVYVNLLSGECRQADAEGDVLKDVENVIGTIYSDILVSGYEPALLKGSDGNDILVSLVGGDYLIGGEGSDIYMMVSHHGSVIIDNCATDNATDIVYLRSLSEKSVDCSYLLDGVFLTFYGLGDTTVDIELRNWVNFSHECGHLMLVLNEGEISVDELMQECELRYHMQRVVATVTLILLLCVLPGIILVIALVHRKRKRGQGGKDSSDRATEMGKDTIEVREEDAPLQGLTSQPKVEEEEGREGN, encoded by the exons ATGCTCCTTGTGTGTCTCCTTGGACTAACAAAAGAGTTTG AACTTGAGGACAAAGACTGGGACGAGTTGAGGTCTGATGTGGCTGCGCTGCACAGATTGAAAGGATTACCTGATCAAATGACACGTAGGACCACAGGAGCAGACACCAG AGAGATAACAATGCACGGGACCAGGACAAAGAGATTCAGCAATTACAG GGCATATGTGGAGAAAAAGCCCATGGCTTTATTTGATGGTCTTAGGGGATGTGACCATTTTACAACATGCGTCATTCAAATGGACCAG GATTTTGAAAGGTTTCTGGAAGAAATTGATAGACAAAAGATCCAAGATTTGCTGCTGTCTGCTTCTGAAATGTCTTACACCTACAGCAACAAACTTCTCCTTATAATGGACAAGGAAGAGTGGACTCGTCAGCGAGTAGAAGAGGAGTACAGCATAGATCCTCATTATTCAGTAATGGTCAGTGATGCTTGTATGTACAATGATTCATGTCTCCCAACCGTTAACAGTGGCACAGTTGTGAAGATATTTGGTACTGCCTCAGAGGATGGACATACTCTGTCCGGTTACTCTGGTTCCTCACTAGCAAATCTAATGTTGACACCATCATTGAGATCAGCATCCGTTTTCTCCCTTGACATCAATACCACTTCTTCATTTCATAATGACTTCATGAGGGTTTTTAAGTATCATGACAATAATGCTGTCTTGGAAACTACCAGCCCGGGAGATcttctcatctttcaaatcatGGATCACACTGACACTGCAGCTGAGTACCATGCTCCAAAGAGACACATTGATCACACCACACAGTATGATAAACAGCACATCCTAATACTGGAAGATAACCCCATTGTTCGGGAAGCTGCTAAATTTCTATATGAGAAACATCCCACTGTGACCTCTGTGTACATCCTGGAAAACCAACAGCCTAAACTGATCAAAGGTGACCCGGTGCCACTGTCAGAAGAGAGCAGACTGGTCCTTGTAGGCCATGGGAGCAGAGACAGCGAAGGAGAGATGAGGGTTGGAGGGTACAAAGCCGAAGACGTGGCTGACATCATTGGACGTACTGCCAGGACTAGTGACCATATTAAAACCACAAGTGTGGTGGCCTGTGAAGTTGGGTCTGATGAAGCCTTCAAGAACACCCTGTTAAAAGAGCTCCACACCAGGTCTATTGAGACAGAACTACACCTAAGGAGTTCTTTGCTCCAAGTCAGCCACTCTGGGGAGAAGATAACTGTAGAAATAACCCCCACTGGATTGGAAACAAAACATAAGGATGACAGCAAGAAAGTGGTGGCAATGTTAGACAGAGATGGAAATGTCGTCACTAGAGAACAGTTCAGCAACAGGGGGGAAGGGATTTTTTCAAATGAGAGAAACTTTCTAGGGGAAACTTCTGTTCAAGAacgttttaaaaaatacagagaCACATGGCCAGACAATCCAAAGAGATTTGTTGAATCTTATGCACGTAGAAAATATACTAATGAACTTGAAGCTTTAACCTGGGCAATTTTTGAACCAATGAAAAGTGATAAAAATTCAAAAAAGTTACAGACAAATTTGGACAATGAAGAGTTTCGGATCTGCAATATTGAGAGGCAAATGGTAAACAGAAGAAATACAATAAAGGAGAAAACATGGATTGAAGATAACAACGTCATTAAAGGTATTCTTGATAACTGCTATGAAATGAAGTCAGGTGAGGATATCCTAAGTGTGATCCATCACAATGCAAAGCTTGGAGAAGATAAGACCACCTACCTGATGTTACATGACTGGATTTATGAGATAAACCCCCAATCTTTATATGTGTTTCCAGTGGGGAAAAAGCTTGACAACAATGAAAAGGGAAATCAAAACAGAATAGATGAGATAAAACGTTGTGTTGAGGAACAGATTGGCAAAGAACATTATCCAGCCATCCGTGAAAATATAGGAGATGGCAAAGAAAGTTATCCTAATTTTGTGAAAGAAACTCTTCAGGGGGAATACATTAATAAAGGCTCACAAGGTATGATGAAGGAGGCATGGTACAGAACATATTTCATGGCATCAATAATATCAGAGTCCTCCAGAAATTTCCGTACATTTCCTCTTGTCCTGATGGCCTTAGATATGGCCCACAGCACAGACAATAATGTGAAAGACAAAGGTTTGAGTTTCCTCATGGAGAATCATCCAATGGCAGCAGGTGGTTCTTGGGTGGATCCAAGTAGGCGAGGATTTTTCGGTTCGTCCTCAGACATAGATTCTAGCAAATTAAAAAACATATTAAAATATAAACGTAAGATCCCAGAGGAATTACAAAAGGATCTTATGGACCTTACAGAAAAAGAGAATAATGTGTTTGAAGAATGGTGGAAATGGAAAAAAATGGATAACAACAAGGTAGAAGATGAGATCTACAAACTTGCAAATGAGTATGCACTTGTGAATGAGATTTCTAAAAGTTCATTCATAAAGGATTATAGTCATttcttaaatgaaattggtaaaCAATCAACCCTAAATGAGGTCACTGGACTTTTGGGTGGGTCCCATGATGGCTCTGTGACATTGAAAGATCTACATTCTGCTTCAGAAGTAGAGCATTCACTCAAGCTCTCTTCGTATTACGCCAGGTCCTCTGCTATGTTTGCTGAACAGATTCACAATCAGTTGAGGAGAGAATTTGGTGACAGGCTGGACTCGGAGGGACTACATGTCAAAGAAGGCAGTATTAGGCTGGAGGATGGACAATTTCGTTGCCAGCTTACATCGAAGAAGAATCTCCGGGAAACAATTGAATTTAAGGTGGAGTTGCATCCAGGGGGACAACTATACACagagaaaatgtggaaaaacatgGAGACAGTTCATGGCCTGGAGATTCCAGATGGGACCCATTCTCACCAGGTCTCGAAGCACCTAGAGCACACAGGGATGGCAATTGGAGCAGTGGGACTCATGTTGGGGATGCAAGGAGCTGTTCATGCTTTTGAAGAGGGAGACATTGAACATGGTACAATAGCCACGTTACAGACTGTACATGGAGTCACAGGAATGACCTTGGCTGCAGTTGGTAAACAAGTTCCTCAGGTTTTAGAGCGCAAGGCAATGAGAGCCATGGTAACATTAATCAAAAGCCCTGTGGTGAAACGTGCCCTGGTAGTTATGCCAATCATAGGGATTGGTTTTGGAATTTACAATATTGTGGAAGACTTTAAGAGGAAAGATGCACTGGGGTATATTGATGCCACCTTCGATGCTGCAATAGTTGCCTTGGATTTTCTTGAAATCGGTCAACCAGAACTTGCGCCATTAATTGTGCCAATCAACCTGGCACTAAATACCATACGAATGATCTTTGATGATGTATATCTTGATATTCAGACTGAACTCATTCATTTACCACCAAATGCTGGAGTTTTGGCAAAAATAAGAGCATTCTTTGTTGGCTTTGGGAAAGGACTTTTACACTTTATCCTTGATGTGGCAAGCTTTTTTTATACCATTCCTTATCGTGAGATTGAGGAGGGACGAAGGCTTGTTCAACAAATTTCAGACCACCAAAAGTACTATTATTTTGCAGAGGTACAGGATGGGAGAAAGGCCATTGATTTCACAGCTGGTGAGGATTCTTGGAATGGAGGGAGTATCACTTTTTGTCTCTCAGACCAGGGATCATCTGACTTCTGCATGGATTATTTTGTATCCAGTGACGAAAACTCGGGAAAAAGGTGTTGGACTATTGACACACAAGGAACTAAAGACATTGTTCTAGGCATTGGAGAATCACATAGATTAACTTACAAAAACATAGATATAAAAATACTCCTATTCATAAAAGTTGGCTCTATGTCTGTCGTTTCTGGTTATGAGGCTTTGTCAGACACAAGATTTGGAACATATTGGGGAAACAATGAAGCAAATAATTTTTTTGCCGTTCAGAAGGCAGATGACGACCATGGCATTGAAGTCATGTTGAGCTATTACTACAAGCTTTATGGAAAAAATGGTGATGACGTGTTCTATTTGGGACCTCAAAAAAGCTATGTGGAGGGGTGTGGCGGCAAAGACACTTTCATCATTCCTGTCTATGGAGGAAACACGATTATTAATAACTATGATCCTTTCAAATCAACAGATGTCCTACTCCTTGGCGTTAACTACAGTCAGATTTCTGTCAGTAAGTCAGGAAATGATATTGTTTTAAGATATCTTGGTAACCATAACATTAGGATTATGAACTGGTTTTTGGGGGACGAATATCGCCACATGAACATGATGTCAGAGGACGGAGTCCTGTTCGACATCTCCACCACAGTGATTTCCTCTGTCCAACTGATTGCCAGAGGTATCAATAGAATGTCTAAAACTCATGGCCAGACAGTGAACGCTTCCGAACCACTTCTCCTTAGCGTTACTAATATCATGGGGTCTCCTTACAATGACATACTAATAGGAAATAGACAGAAGAACCTGATTGATGGTGGAGGGGGTCAGGACCAcctgaggggaggagaaggagaggacatATATATGGTTTATGAGAAAAAACTGACAAAGATATTCATTGAAAATCACTCCTATGACAATGAAACAGACATACTGGTGATAGAGGCAAACCTTCATGAATTCAAAGTTAAAGTGGATGGAAACCATCTCAAACTGATGCCTTTTGCTGATCAAAGTTTTGATGTGACCTTAATGAACTGGTTCCGTTCAGAAGCGGACAGGCACTTGCTTGTTATCACAAAGGATCTGGTCACCTTCAGCATCTCTGAGAACAAGGCAGCCTGTGAGCAGATTGACTCATTTAAGAGCAAATGCCTCATAAGTCAGAATCTAGATTACAGAAAGTCCACAGCTGCTCTACATGTGGATCTGCAGGAGGATGAGGCTTTCCAAAGTGTAACAGAGGTGCGAGGCTCAGCCTTCAATGACATCATCAAAGGGAACGTACAACGCAACACAATTGTGCCAGGGCGAGGAACAGACTTTCTTCAGGGGCGAGGAGGGGAGGACTGGTATGTTGTAACTCCAGGACAAGGCTTGAAAACCATTGAGAACCACTCACCCGATCTGGCTACTGATGTACTTTTCCTGAGAGAAAAATATGATTTCATCAATTGTAAATGTAATGGACCAGACATTTATCTCTCCATAAATGGCTCAGAGGAAGTCCTATTGAAGGGCTGGTTTCACTCAAGGAACTCTCAACACCTCCACATCCAATCAGCTGATGGAATAACATTTCAACTGGAGTCCAATGCCAGCAGTTGCGATGGCTCCTTAAAGCTGCCTCAGTCTGTGGATTTCCGAAATAGGGTGACTGGAGAAATCATGAAGATGAATAACAGCGACTTTGCCTCAGTGGTGGAAATGTATGGCTCATCTGGTTTCGACAGCATGGAAGGAAATGACAAAAATAACATGCTGGATCCTTTTACTGGAGGTGGTAGCATGGTGGGAGGAGATGGGAAGGATACCTATGTAGTGAACACTGGATATGGAACCAATATCATGATTGAAAACTTTGCAGAGGATGAAAGAATGGATACTGTGTTGTTTGAGATGGATTTCCTTGGTGGTGGTCAACTCACAGTTCAGTCTGACAAGCATGATGTACTTGTGAGCACAGGTACACAGGGGCATAAAATTCAGGTCAGAGTGCTCAACTATAATTCAGGGCAACAACACCAACATCTTAGCTTCCAGAGCTCTGATGGAGTGCATTTTTGGGTTAGATCTCCAGTTGGAAACAAAACGCGTAGCTTTCAAAAGCCTTGGATTGAAGCTTACAAAGTGACAATGAAAGGAAAACTGGGAGACTGCCAAATAGATCTGAGTTCTCAATCAAATTTATCATTGGTTCACACTGTGCAGGGCTGTCCCCATGACTCCAATTACATTACAGGTAATGAGCAGGAGAACGTACTCTTCGGTGGCATCAAGATTGATGTACTGGATGGAGGGGCCGGCCATGACACCTTGCTGGGGGGTCAGGGCAATGACATCCTGATTGGGAACATAGGAGATGACACTCTTTatggagaggaagggagtgaCACCATGATGGGTGGCTCAGGCTCTGACACCTTCGTTCCCGGACCAGGGGCTGATCTAGTGGACGGGGGCCCAGGGAGAGACACTGTGCTGTACCAGGGGGATCATGAGAGGGGTGAGGGCGTTTACGTCAACCTGCTGAGCGGAGAATGCCGTCAGGCAGATGCTGAGGGAGACGTGTTGAAGGATGTTGAGAATGTGATTGGCACTATCTACTCAGATATCTTGGTGTCTGGCTACGAACCTGCCCTACTAAAAGGCTCTGACGGCAACGACATTCTAGTGTCCCTTGTGGGAGGAGATTACTTGATTGGAGGAGAGGGAAGTGACATTTACATGATGGTTTCCCACCATGGCTCAGTGATCATAGACAACTGTGCCACAGATAATGCCACGGACATTGTGTACCTGCGCTCTCTGTCTGAGAAGTCTGTTGACTGTTCATATCTACTTGACGGAGTGTTTCTGACATTTTATGGACTCGGCGACACTACTGTTGACATAGAGCTGCGAAACTGGGTCAACTTCAGTCATGAGTGTGGCCATCTTATGCTGGTCCTCAATGAGGGTGAAATATCTGTAGATGAACTCATGCAGGAGTGTGAGTTGAGATATCACATGCAAAGAGTCGTGGCAACTGTTACATTAATCCTTCTACTTTGTGTTTTACCTGGCATTATTTTGGTAATAGCTTTGGTCcatagaaagaggaagaggggacaagGAGGGAAAGACAGCAGTGATAGAGCTACTGAAATGGGGAAAGACACAATAGAAGTGCGAGAAGAGGACGCACCTCTCCAGGGCTTAACTTCTCAACCTAaagtagaggaagaagaaggaagagaaggaaactGA